The Cryptomeria japonica unplaced genomic scaffold, Sugi_1.0 HiC_scaffold_120, whole genome shotgun sequence genomic interval TCGCATGGAACAGCTCATTGTGATTTAATTTCACTATTTCTCGCTCAACGAATAAATCCCTCTGTCCTCGGTACTCATCCTTGCTCTCTTTTCTCCTGTGAATATACAAGTACACCATGGCTGTTAGAACAAGAGCTCCAAAAGCGAACGATCCCACAATAATAAGGAACTTGGATCGGCTAGACAGACCGCTGGAGCTATCAGCTGATGATTTCGGGCAATCTGAAATACACAGGTCAGAATTCCCAATGAAAGAGCTGGCTGACTGATTTCTGAAGACACCCCGGGTGGGAATAGGACCAGAGAGATTGTTATAAGAAAGATTCAGATAGAGAAGGGTTTCCATGTCGCCAAGGTAACTTGGTATGGGACCAGATAAATTGTTGACAGAGAGATCCAAATTCGTCAGAGTAATAAGCGTGCCCAAAGTTTGCGGAATTTGACCACTAAATTGATTGCTTGAGAGGTTCAGTTGCAGCAGCTGCACGCAATTTCCAAGGCTCTCTGGAATTTCACCGCCTAAATAATTGCCAGCCAGGTCTATTACAGTAACAGATATCATGCCTCCTATTTCTGCTGGAATTTTTCCCTTAAGTCGATTATGTGGCATTGAAAATGAACGAACTATGTTTCGCAGGCTTGCAATAGATGGTGGAATGGTACCTTTTAGAAGATTGTAGCCGAGGGACAGCTCCTGAAGATTGGTACAGTTTGAAAGGGATTCGGGAATCGTTCCCGACAAATGATTTTGCTCCAAACGCAGTTCCGCTAGGAGGCTTAAGCGACCCAGCTGTGGAGGTATGGCCCCGCTTAGCTGATTGCCCTGCAGTCTCAGAAGCCCCAACGCCGAACAATTGCTCAACTCTGCTGGGATCCTTCCGCTGAAAGTATTGTTCCACGCCTCAAATTGTTGAAGGGATTTTAGTCGGCCAAAGTCGATCGGAATACTCCCGCTTAATGAATTTACAGACACTCGTGCAAGTTGTAGATCTGTAAGATTCCCCAGCTCTGGCGGAAGAGAGCCTGTCAGAAAATTACGTGGGATGCTCAGTGCAGTCAGGCGGGAGAGTTGGCCGAGTGATTTGGGAATATTACCAGTGAGTGAATTCCCGTAGGCGGCTAAAAGGGTGAGAGATGATATGTTCCCGATAGAAGGAGGAATGCTCCCTTCGTATCGACTCCCTCCCATCCACATCTGTTCCAGGAAGGGCATTTGGCCGAGCCATGAAGGAATCGCTCCGCTCATACCGTTGTGGCCCACTTTCAATATCCGGAGTTGAGTTAGATTGGAGATAACGGTCGCGGATAACAGACCGGTGAGACGGTTACCGGATAGACACAGAATTTGCAGTCTGGTGAGAAGGCCGAGCCCTGTGGGTATGGTTCCGTTGATTGCATAGTTAAAACATAAATCCAACAATACCAGATTGGTACAGTTTGACAGAGATTGAGGAATTGGGCTTGTAAAGTTGTTCTCACGGAGGTTGAGCTGCTGCAGGTTGGATAACTTAGAAAGACTGGAAGGGACGGGGCCAGTAAGCTCGTTAACAGACAGGTCAAGGATTTTAAGCTCGGTACAATTGGAGAGAGATAAGGGAAGTGTTCCTGTGAGATTGTTGTGATCGAGAGAAAGAAAAGCTAGAGCAGAACAAGAGGCAAAGGCAGAGAATGGAATTGGACCGGTTATAGAATTAGAGGAAAGATTGAATGTAGTGAGATGGGTAAAGGTGGGGAAGTTAAGTGGTAATGAGCCAAAGATGGCCTTGTTTTGGAGATTGAGAGCGATTACGCTCTGGTTGGAAGAGTCACAGGTGACACCCGTCCAGTTACAGAAGTTGGAGAGCTCTCCGTCTCGCCAGTCGTCAAGAGAATAGCTAGACAAGGTCTGTTTGAGAGCCAAAAGTGACTCCGCATCAGGTGGGATGACTGCTGCGTTTAGAGTGATTGACAGTGCCGCAACTGAAATGAGAGCCAAGTAAACTGTAAACCAGGCCATCACGCTATTAACAACAGCGCCTATCCAGTACGAACCCATATAAAACATGTATGTATTTACTTATGTCGGTATGTGGGTAAATCATATGCCTTTATTCGAAAAGGAAGTGTCCAAACGAGAGTCCCTGGCCCATGTATGCCATTGCCACCCACAAGCTACACTTTTTCTTGATTTTCCTTGGAAATTTCGTGTCTGGACCCCTTGTGACAGTTAGCGTAGACGTCAAGCTTCAATTTTCGATTTGACTAGTT includes:
- the LOC131036361 gene encoding LRR receptor-like serine/threonine-protein kinase FLS2 → MGSYWIGAVVNSVMAWFTVYLALISVAALSITLNAAVIPPDAESLLALKQTLSSYSLDDWRDGELSNFCNWTGVTCDSSNQSVIALNLQNKAIFGSLPLNFPTFTHLTTFNLSSNSITGPIPFSAFASCSALAFLSLDHNNLTGTLPLSLSNCTELKILDLSVNELTGPVPSSLSKLSNLQQLNLRENNFTSPIPQSLSNCTNLVLLDLCFNYAINGTIPTGLGLLTRLQILCLSGNRLTGLLSATVISNLTQLRILKVGHNGMSGAIPSWLGQMPFLEQMWMGGSRYEGSIPPSIGNISSLTLLAAYGNSLTGNIPKSLGQLSRLTALSIPRNFLTGSLPPELGNLTDLQLARVSVNSLSGSIPIDFGRLKSLQQFEAWNNTFSGRIPAELSNCSALGLLRLQGNQLSGAIPPQLGRLSLLAELRLEQNHLSGTIPESLSNCTNLQELSLGYNLLKGTIPPSIASLRNIVRSFSMPHNRLKGKIPAEIGGMISVTVIDLAGNYLGGEIPESLGNCVQLLQLNLSSNQFSGQIPQTLGTLITLTNLDLSVNNLSGPIPSYLGDMETLLYLNLSYNNLSGPIPTRGVFRNQSASSFIGNSDLCISDCPKSSADSSSGLSSRSKFLIIVGSFAFGALVLTAMVYLYIHRRKESKDEYRGQRDLFVEREIVKLNHNELFHATSEFSNTNIIGSGRMATVYSGRLNISGREQAVAVKRFKDEIAGRVAVSESLIAEIRVLAVAKHRNLVRLLGYCWASRTMALVMEMMPNRSLAERIQEKTLTWSMCLRIARGVAEGLKYLHHECQQPILHCDLKPSNILLDMDFEPGIADFGISRILRYDDFSHGYSTSNLQGSFGYMPPEYALSGRMTARGDVYSYGVVILEMLSGHNPTSEMFREENTLPEWALRTSVDGTPFEVIATHFHTLENVVEESQQQMISMVQLGLACTSPRPENRPTMKEVVRALDRISNNYTTKLPSVVDLIQLAS